A genome region from Hymenobacter chitinivorans DSM 11115 includes the following:
- a CDS encoding DMT family transporter, which translates to MPSTTSPAPAVTVAPETTPVASPPPHRTPASAWVLLFTLATIWGTSFILMKKGLVVFSAMELGATRVTVAALILLPFAVRHLPQLERGRVKWLVLSGVVGTLVPAFLFAYAETKLASGLAGVLNALTAVFTLLVGALFFGQKLTPLRVLGIVLGLVGTVVLMLLGGSGGAATPTGEGNAWYGLYIVLATMGYGVSVNVIKNRLHGIPPLAVTGLLLLYIGGPAVVYLLVGTQFLYKLQHVPGAWTAFGYIALLATMSTAVAMVLFNKLIQQSTALFAASNTYIVPIMALAWGFLDGEDFNLWHLLGMVIILVSVAIIHRAK; encoded by the coding sequence ATGCCTTCCACTACTTCTCCCGCCCCGGCCGTTACCGTTGCTCCCGAAACCACGCCGGTAGCCTCGCCCCCGCCCCACCGTACGCCGGCTTCGGCCTGGGTGCTGCTCTTCACGCTGGCTACTATCTGGGGCACGTCGTTTATTCTGATGAAAAAGGGGCTGGTGGTGTTTTCGGCCATGGAGCTGGGCGCCACCCGCGTCACGGTAGCGGCCCTGATTCTGCTGCCTTTCGCCGTGCGGCACCTGCCGCAGCTGGAGCGGGGCCGGGTCAAGTGGCTGGTGCTAAGCGGCGTGGTGGGCACCCTGGTGCCGGCGTTTCTGTTTGCCTACGCCGAAACCAAGCTGGCTTCGGGCCTGGCCGGCGTGCTCAACGCCCTGACGGCCGTGTTTACCTTGCTGGTCGGGGCGCTGTTTTTCGGGCAGAAGCTCACGCCGCTGCGGGTACTGGGCATCGTGCTGGGGCTGGTGGGCACGGTGGTGCTGATGCTGCTGGGCGGCAGCGGGGGCGCGGCCACGCCTACTGGGGAAGGCAACGCCTGGTACGGCCTCTACATCGTGCTGGCCACCATGGGCTACGGGGTGAGCGTGAACGTGATTAAGAACCGGCTGCACGGCATTCCGCCCCTGGCCGTGACGGGTCTGCTGCTGCTCTACATCGGCGGACCGGCAGTGGTGTACCTGCTCGTGGGCACCCAGTTTTTGTACAAGCTGCAGCACGTGCCCGGCGCCTGGACGGCCTTCGGCTACATTGCCCTGCTGGCCACGATGAGCACGGCCGTGGCCATGGTGCTCTTCAACAAGCTTATCCAGCAGTCGACGGCTTTGTTTGCGGCTTCCAACACGTACATCGTGCCCATTATGGCCCTGGCCTGGGGCTTTCTGGACGGGGAGGACTTCAACCTGTGGCACCTGCTGGGCATGGTGATTATCCTGGTCAGCGTGGCCATTATTCACCGGGCCAAGTAA